In Gemmata obscuriglobus, a single genomic region encodes these proteins:
- a CDS encoding ISKra4 family transposase: protein MREACTRSRAQTVADHTRCRLGFTDREGRAKRGRARTCAKTHPGRSKGPHTRTVVTAVGPIELERRYFHCPTCGQGEFGADRGLGLSGYVTPGACRMAVLLGVQQSFAKAEVTLAEVVGWELDDNTIRQLCHATAAQATATRQHRSTAEVFTRAQAAARTERPVDSELHIDAGKVNTVEDGWRDLKMAVFARRERSAPTTAMDWEGRDLPTPLARSVIAAVEEASLFGKRCHDEATRLEWTDSSQMTVLGDGAEWLWNVSEQHFRDATQVLDFWHGAEYLASGAKAVFGPGVQAATAFVRGKSKLLEDGYPGLVDWIGELTGQMPAGGDGAALGGVLNYFCGQQGRLNYAVRLRRGQSIGSGLVEGTVKQLLNIRMKQTGARWNLGHVAPFVELGALAAGPEWKGFWENQ from the coding sequence CTGCGAGAAGCATGCACTCGATCAAGGGCGCAAACTGTTGCGGACCACACTCGGTGCCGCCTTGGGTTCACGGATCGAGAAGGACGAGCAAAAAGGGGGCGCGCCCGCACCTGCGCGAAGACGCACCCCGGGCGCTCCAAAGGACCGCACACCCGAACGGTTGTGACCGCCGTTGGTCCGATTGAGCTGGAGCGGAGGTATTTCCACTGCCCCACTTGCGGGCAAGGCGAGTTCGGAGCCGATCGCGGGCTGGGCCTCAGCGGCTACGTCACCCCGGGCGCCTGTCGGATGGCCGTCTTGCTGGGCGTCCAACAGTCCTTCGCCAAAGCCGAAGTGACTCTGGCCGAGGTGGTCGGCTGGGAATTGGACGACAACACCATCCGGCAACTCTGCCACGCCACGGCGGCCCAGGCCACCGCCACCCGGCAACACCGCTCGACCGCTGAAGTCTTCACCCGAGCCCAAGCCGCGGCCAGGACCGAGCGGCCGGTGGACAGCGAGTTGCACATCGACGCGGGCAAGGTCAACACTGTGGAGGACGGTTGGCGGGATCTCAAGATGGCCGTTTTTGCCCGGCGCGAGCGAAGTGCGCCGACCACGGCGATGGACTGGGAGGGACGCGACCTGCCAACCCCGTTGGCGCGGTCGGTGATCGCGGCCGTGGAGGAGGCGAGCCTGTTCGGGAAGCGGTGTCACGACGAGGCCACGCGACTGGAGTGGACCGATTCGAGCCAAATGACGGTACTGGGGGATGGGGCCGAGTGGTTGTGGAACGTGTCCGAGCAGCACTTCCGTGACGCGACCCAGGTCCTCGACTTCTGGCATGGGGCGGAGTACCTCGCCAGCGGGGCGAAGGCGGTGTTCGGTCCCGGGGTCCAAGCCGCGACGGCGTTTGTCCGGGGCAAGTCGAAGCTGCTGGAAGACGGATATCCCGGGTTGGTGGACTGGATCGGAGAACTGACCGGGCAGATGCCCGCCGGAGGCGACGGAGCCGCCTTGGGCGGCGTATTGAATTACTTTTGTGGCCAACAGGGGCGGTTGAATTATGCGGTGCGTTTGCGGCGGGGGCAGTCGATTGGAAGCGGGTTGGTGGAGGGAACGGTTAAGCAATTGCTCAACATCAGAATGAAACAAACTGGGGCGAGATGGAATCTGGGGCATGTGGCACCGTTTGTCGAACTGGGGGCATTAGCAGCGGGGCCGGAGTGGAAGGGGTTTTGGGAAAACCAATAA
- a CDS encoding SDR family NAD(P)-dependent oxidoreductase produces the protein MNLDLAGEAALVVGGARGLGLAIAKAFADEGCRVSVWDVAPDVAASVAGFGASSWQVDVTDANAVRTAAAETWARFGAVRHLVFAVGIGSGKFGFPFWQLDPADWDRVLRVNLVGAAVVAHAFAPRLAEQRAGTVLFLASVAGQIGSQTDPPYSASKAGLINFAQCAAKDLAPFGVRVNTLCPGMIKTPLNRSVWQAWHDRQPPEAQVDYETWATEKIGKLVPLNRWQTPEDMAAMAMFLASNRAANVTGQTINVDGGYVMHW, from the coding sequence GTGAACCTGGATTTAGCGGGCGAAGCCGCACTGGTGGTCGGCGGGGCGCGTGGGCTGGGACTAGCCATCGCGAAGGCGTTCGCTGATGAGGGGTGCCGTGTCAGCGTATGGGACGTGGCGCCGGATGTCGCGGCGTCAGTCGCGGGATTTGGTGCGAGCAGTTGGCAGGTCGACGTGACCGACGCGAACGCGGTTCGCACTGCAGCGGCTGAAACCTGGGCACGTTTCGGAGCGGTTCGTCACCTCGTGTTTGCGGTCGGAATCGGGTCGGGGAAGTTCGGGTTCCCGTTCTGGCAGTTGGACCCGGCGGACTGGGACCGGGTGTTGCGCGTGAACCTCGTCGGGGCGGCGGTCGTGGCACACGCGTTCGCGCCCAGACTCGCCGAACAGCGCGCGGGGACGGTGCTGTTCCTGGCATCGGTTGCGGGGCAGATCGGTTCGCAGACAGATCCGCCGTACAGCGCCTCGAAAGCCGGGTTGATCAACTTCGCGCAGTGCGCCGCCAAAGACCTCGCTCCGTTCGGGGTGCGCGTGAACACGTTGTGTCCCGGGATGATTAAGACGCCGCTGAACCGGTCCGTGTGGCAGGCGTGGCACGACCGTCAGCCACCCGAGGCGCAAGTCGATTACGAGACATGGGCCACGGAGAAGATCGGCAAACTCGTTCCGCTGAACCGGTGGCAGACTCCAGAAGACATGGCCGCGATGGCCATGTTCCTCGCCAGCAATCGCGCGGCGAACGTCACCGGACAGACGATCAACGTGGACGGCGGGTACGTCATGCACTGGTGA
- the queA gene encoding tRNA preQ1(34) S-adenosylmethionine ribosyltransferase-isomerase QueA — MHFFDYHLPEHLIAQHPAAERDAARLLVVRRDTQRIQHHIFRDLPELLSPGDLVVLNDTRVLPARVVGRREATGGKWEGLFLRATETGLWEMLAQTRGYPEVGTVFVTDTGLRLVLRGRTADRHWLMQPEAEGTPPEILSTYGHIPLPPYIRKGREDAGDRERYQTVYAGAAAGSVAAPTAGLHFTPAVFDRLTARGIGTARVTLHVGLGTFAPVKEDDPTKHAIHHEWCAVPQGTVDTIRDTKARGGRVVAIGTTTTRTLESAARPDGLRSFCGETGLFIHEPFEFRAVDALVTNFHLPRTTLLLLVGALAGDELLARAYAEAVTCEYRFFSYGDAMLVL; from the coding sequence ATGCACTTTTTCGATTACCACCTGCCCGAACACCTGATCGCACAGCACCCGGCGGCGGAGCGCGACGCCGCGCGACTGCTGGTTGTGCGGCGCGACACGCAGCGTATTCAGCACCACATTTTTCGCGACCTCCCCGAACTGCTCAGCCCCGGCGACTTGGTCGTTCTGAACGACACGCGGGTGCTTCCGGCCCGCGTCGTGGGGCGGCGCGAGGCGACCGGCGGCAAATGGGAGGGGCTGTTCCTTCGGGCCACCGAAACCGGGCTGTGGGAGATGCTCGCACAGACCCGCGGTTACCCCGAAGTTGGCACCGTGTTCGTCACGGATACGGGGTTGAGACTTGTACTGCGGGGACGAACCGCGGACCGCCACTGGCTGATGCAACCCGAGGCCGAAGGTACCCCGCCGGAGATACTGTCAACATACGGGCACATCCCGCTGCCGCCGTACATCCGGAAGGGGCGCGAGGACGCCGGGGACCGCGAACGCTACCAGACCGTGTACGCGGGGGCGGCGGCCGGGTCGGTGGCGGCCCCCACCGCGGGTTTACACTTCACGCCGGCAGTGTTCGACCGCCTGACCGCGCGAGGAATTGGCACCGCACGCGTTACTTTGCACGTCGGGTTGGGGACCTTTGCCCCGGTGAAAGAAGACGATCCGACGAAGCACGCGATCCACCACGAGTGGTGCGCGGTACCACAGGGGACCGTTGACACGATACGCGACACGAAGGCACGAGGGGGCCGCGTGGTTGCGATCGGCACGACCACAACGCGAACACTCGAAAGCGCCGCCCGTCCCGACGGGTTGCGGTCGTTCTGCGGCGAAACGGGGCTGTTCATCCACGAGCCGTTCGAGTTTCGCGCCGTCGATGCTCTGGTGACGAATTTTCACCTCCCACGTACCACTCTGTTGCTCCTCGTTGGCGCGCTGGCGGGCGACGAACTACTGGCCCGTGCGTACGCCGAAGCGGTTACGTGCGAGTACCGGTTCTTTAGCTACGGCGACGCGATGCTGGTACTGTGA
- a CDS encoding biotin-dependent carboxyltransferase family protein encodes MSLSVREPGLQSLLVDFGRERSRALGVPVGGAADRAALALGNALVGNASHVAALEVALAGPVLEALHPTACVIFGAPFQSTVNGRPLNSGMTFQLDPGEVLRVGGTAAGARAYLCVAGGFEANEVLGSRSALEPIRAGTILTCAASRCEPRGLPFAWLEEAYLSPPFSAGEGFQSLRTLDGPQRDWFVDDRFFTQTYDVLPASNRMGVRFHGAPIVRRSGELVSEAVAPGAVQVTNDGLPIVLGADGQTIGGYPKVAHVIRADLDRLAQLRPGDRVRFVCVSSAEAENAARERAEFLRGWLVRLAVAERRPVLG; translated from the coding sequence ATGAGTTTGTCGGTTCGTGAACCCGGGCTGCAGTCGCTTTTGGTTGATTTCGGGCGCGAGCGGAGCCGCGCGCTGGGGGTGCCCGTCGGCGGCGCCGCCGACCGTGCCGCACTTGCCCTCGGGAACGCACTCGTCGGGAACGCCTCGCACGTCGCGGCACTGGAAGTCGCGCTCGCGGGGCCGGTCCTTGAAGCCCTTCACCCGACCGCGTGCGTAATCTTCGGGGCGCCGTTTCAAAGCACTGTGAACGGTCGGCCACTCAACTCGGGGATGACCTTCCAGCTCGATCCGGGAGAAGTATTGCGGGTCGGCGGAACGGCGGCGGGCGCGCGGGCGTACTTATGCGTGGCTGGCGGTTTTGAAGCGAACGAGGTGCTCGGCAGCCGCTCCGCGCTGGAACCTATTCGCGCCGGGACCATCCTGACGTGCGCAGCGAGCCGCTGTGAGCCGCGGGGTCTGCCGTTCGCGTGGTTAGAGGAAGCGTATCTCTCACCTCCCTTCAGTGCCGGGGAGGGCTTCCAGTCTCTTCGTACTCTCGATGGGCCGCAGCGCGACTGGTTTGTTGACGACCGGTTCTTTACGCAAACCTACGACGTGTTGCCCGCGAGTAATCGCATGGGAGTGCGGTTCCACGGGGCGCCAATTGTGCGGAGGTCGGGGGAACTGGTTTCGGAAGCGGTCGCGCCCGGGGCCGTGCAGGTGACCAACGACGGTTTGCCCATTGTGCTCGGTGCGGACGGTCAGACGATCGGTGGGTACCCGAAGGTGGCGCACGTGATCCGTGCCGATCTCGACCGCCTCGCGCAACTCCGACCCGGAGACCGGGTGCGATTCGTTTGCGTTTCGTCCGCCGAGGCGGAGAACGCGGCCAGGGAGCGGGCAGAGTTCCTGCGTGGGTGGCTCGTGCGGCTTGCCGTTGCGGAGCGACGGCCCGTTCTCGGTTGA
- a CDS encoding ISAs1 family transposase: MATTVDKGHGRIEKRTLQTTSILTCSPTWAGVKQGFQLTRERTVRGQTTVEVHFGITSLSAEKADAATLLNHVRTHWRIENELHYVRDVTLGEDACRVRMGHAPQVLAALRNAVVHLWREVKAVSCPEAIERLQMDPAMAKGLIGVT, translated from the coding sequence ATCGCCACGACCGTCGATAAGGGTCACGGCCGCATCGAGAAGCGGACGCTGCAAACGACCTCGATTCTGACGTGCTCGCCGACGTGGGCGGGGGTGAAGCAGGGCTTCCAGTTGACGCGTGAGCGGACGGTCCGAGGCCAAACGACGGTCGAAGTGCATTTCGGCATCACGAGCCTGTCGGCCGAGAAGGCGGATGCGGCCACACTCCTGAACCATGTGCGGACGCACTGGCGCATCGAGAACGAACTGCATTACGTGCGTGACGTGACACTGGGCGAGGACGCGTGTCGTGTGCGCATGGGGCACGCACCACAGGTGCTGGCGGCGCTGCGGAACGCCGTGGTGCACCTGTGGCGTGAGGTCAAGGCGGTGAGTTGCCCGGAGGCGATCGAGCGGCTCCAGATGGACCCGGCAATGGCCAAGGGACTTATCGGAGTTACGTAG
- a CDS encoding 5-oxoprolinase subunit PxpA, whose product MEIDLNADLGEGGGRDAELMPLITSANVCCGLHAGGPSEIAATLALAGQHGVTVGAHPGYADRANFGRIEQSLLPDDVAALCLYQLGALLALTPKVRYVKPHGALYNQACRDRTLAHTVVEVAASYDLAVVGLPGSQLEAATKTLNSRFVPEGFADRRYRPDGSLVPRTEPDAFVHDPAEAVSQVEWLVRAKGVRTICVHGDNPEAVTFTRAVRASLLARGFTLKAFA is encoded by the coding sequence ATGGAAATTGACTTGAACGCGGACCTTGGCGAAGGGGGCGGCCGTGATGCCGAACTGATGCCGCTCATCACGTCCGCCAACGTGTGCTGTGGCCTGCACGCGGGCGGGCCGAGCGAGATCGCCGCGACGCTCGCACTCGCGGGCCAGCACGGCGTGACGGTCGGGGCGCACCCCGGGTACGCGGATCGTGCCAATTTCGGACGGATCGAGCAGTCACTTCTGCCGGACGACGTGGCCGCACTGTGTCTTTACCAGCTCGGGGCGCTGCTCGCACTGACTCCCAAGGTGCGCTATGTGAAACCGCACGGCGCCCTTTACAACCAAGCCTGCCGTGATCGAACCCTGGCGCACACGGTTGTTGAGGTCGCGGCGAGTTACGACCTCGCCGTGGTGGGCCTGCCGGGATCGCAACTCGAAGCCGCAACGAAGACACTCAACAGCCGGTTCGTACCCGAGGGCTTTGCGGACCGCCGCTACCGGCCGGACGGCTCGCTCGTGCCACGCACGGAGCCCGACGCGTTCGTTCACGACCCCGCCGAGGCCGTTTCCCAGGTCGAATGGCTGGTTCGCGCGAAGGGCGTGCGCACGATCTGTGTTCACGGTGACAACCCGGAAGCGGTGACGTTCACACGAGCGGTGCGGGCCTCGCTTCTGGCGCGCGGGTTCACGCTGAAGGCCTTCGCATGA
- a CDS encoding anthranilate synthase component II codes for MILLIDNYDSFTYNLVQRFGEIDAHLPMKVVRNDQITLDAIAALAPTHIVISPGPCTPKEAGISNDVLTRFAPTTPVFGVCLGHQCIGHTFGGEVIRNSRIMHGKVSPIHHDGKGLFAGMSNPFDATRYHSLVIKKETWTNPDFEVSAWTAEGEIMGVRHKVWPLHGVQFHPESFLTVEGPTILRNFLALRGVKSERAV; via the coding sequence ATGATTCTTCTGATCGACAACTACGACTCGTTCACCTACAACCTCGTCCAGCGGTTCGGTGAAATCGACGCGCACCTCCCCATGAAGGTCGTGCGCAACGACCAGATCACGCTGGACGCGATCGCCGCCCTTGCGCCGACGCACATCGTCATTTCGCCGGGGCCGTGTACCCCCAAGGAAGCGGGCATCTCCAACGACGTGCTCACGCGGTTCGCGCCCACGACTCCGGTCTTCGGCGTGTGCCTCGGGCACCAGTGCATCGGGCACACGTTCGGCGGCGAGGTGATCCGCAACTCGCGCATCATGCACGGCAAGGTGTCGCCGATCCATCACGACGGGAAGGGCTTGTTCGCGGGCATGAGCAACCCGTTCGACGCCACCCGGTATCACTCGCTGGTCATCAAGAAAGAAACGTGGACCAATCCGGACTTCGAGGTGTCGGCCTGGACCGCGGAAGGCGAGATTATGGGCGTGCGGCACAAGGTGTGGCCGCTGCACGGGGTCCAGTTTCACCCCGAAAGCTTCCTCACCGTGGAAGGCCCTACCATTTTGCGCAACTTCCTGGCGCTCCGGGGCGTCAAGTCGGAACGAGCGGTTTAG
- a CDS encoding ISAs1 family transposase, with translation MALPLTSVFADLPDPRTETANKIHTLTDILTIATCAVIAGAEGWEDIAEYGRSKEAFFRRFLELKNGVPSHDTFYRVFTKLDPDAFADRFARWTAEVCEATGLTRPDIDGPTHVAVDGKSARRSAKPTFSGCLHLVEVWDIGSNLILGQRSVPEGGHEITTFRDVLATLDLTGAVVTLDAAGCQTETLEVIRARGGEYVVCVKGNQPTLRDAIAGVFDRAGEAEFAGCDGHTSVTDAHGRHEERNVTVVHDPDGLPAGWAGVGSVALVCRDRQVKGKANESTAHYYLSSLRVGAAELAGYIRGHWHIESMHWVLDVAFREDESRTRVGHAGANLGMIRRVAVSLLKRAGKKGSIHTRRLRAGWDDQYMAQVLQGLSTHSA, from the coding sequence ATGGCTTTGCCCCTGACCAGCGTCTTTGCGGACCTGCCGGACCCGCGAACCGAGACGGCGAACAAGATCCACACGCTGACGGACATCCTGACCATCGCCACCTGTGCGGTGATCGCCGGGGCCGAGGGATGGGAGGACATCGCCGAGTACGGCCGTTCTAAGGAAGCCTTCTTCCGCCGGTTCCTCGAGCTCAAGAACGGCGTCCCGAGCCACGACACCTTCTACCGGGTGTTCACCAAGCTCGACCCCGACGCCTTCGCCGACCGGTTCGCCCGATGGACGGCCGAGGTGTGCGAGGCGACCGGGCTGACCCGACCCGACATCGACGGTCCGACCCACGTCGCGGTGGACGGGAAGAGCGCCCGCCGGTCCGCCAAGCCGACGTTCTCCGGGTGCCTGCACCTGGTCGAGGTGTGGGACATCGGGAGCAACCTGATCCTCGGCCAGCGGTCGGTGCCCGAGGGCGGGCACGAGATCACCACGTTCCGGGACGTGCTCGCCACCCTGGACCTGACGGGGGCGGTGGTGACGCTGGACGCCGCCGGGTGCCAGACCGAGACGCTGGAGGTGATCCGGGCGCGGGGCGGGGAGTACGTGGTGTGCGTGAAGGGGAACCAACCGACCCTGCGGGACGCCATCGCCGGGGTGTTCGACCGGGCCGGCGAAGCAGAATTCGCCGGGTGCGACGGGCACACGTCGGTGACCGACGCGCACGGCCGGCACGAGGAGCGGAATGTGACGGTGGTGCACGACCCAGACGGGCTGCCGGCCGGTTGGGCGGGTGTCGGCTCGGTCGCGTTGGTGTGCCGGGACCGGCAGGTGAAGGGGAAGGCGAACGAGAGCACCGCCCACTACTACCTGAGCAGCCTGCGGGTCGGCGCGGCCGAGCTGGCCGGGTACATCCGCGGGCACTGGCACATCGAGTCGATGCACTGGGTTCTGGACGTGGCGTTCCGGGAGGACGAGAGCCGGACGCGAGTCGGGCACGCGGGTGCCAACCTGGGGATGATCCGGCGGGTGGCCGTGTCCCTGCTCAAGCGCGCCGGGAAGAAGGGGAGTATCCACACCCGACGGCTCCGGGCCGGATGGGACGACCAGTACATGGCTCAAGTGCTCCAAGGACTCTCCACGCATAGTGCGTAA
- a CDS encoding alpha-ketoglutarate-dependent dioxygenase AlkB, translating to MHRTLIDSGAIRLCADFFPAHAALYEHLAGSIAWDTRIKARKSASFGRPYNYSGIEWPVAPFPQAVAALLAPIAAVIGFEPNNCLANFYPNGNSSMGFHSDSIVDLEPNTGIAVLSLGTERVITFHRIDNKAVRESYPLSPGTLLWMCPEMQADWRHAILADTGVTDGRISLTFRRVKV from the coding sequence ATGCACCGCACCTTGATCGATTCCGGCGCCATTCGTTTGTGCGCCGATTTCTTTCCGGCCCACGCCGCCCTTTACGAACACCTCGCGGGTTCAATCGCCTGGGACACTCGCATCAAGGCCCGCAAATCGGCAAGCTTCGGCCGGCCTTACAACTACTCGGGCATCGAATGGCCCGTTGCTCCGTTTCCGCAAGCTGTCGCAGCCCTGCTCGCTCCCATCGCAGCGGTAATCGGGTTCGAGCCCAACAACTGCCTCGCCAACTTTTACCCCAACGGCAACTCTTCAATGGGGTTTCACTCTGACTCGATTGTTGATCTTGAGCCGAACACCGGAATCGCGGTTCTCTCACTCGGCACGGAGCGCGTCATCACGTTTCATCGGATCGACAACAAGGCCGTACGCGAGAGCTATCCACTTTCACCCGGAACGCTGCTATGGATGTGTCCCGAGATGCAGGCCGACTGGCGCCACGCGATTCTCGCTGACACGGGAGTGACCGACGGGCGAATCAGCCTTACATTTCGGCGGGTGAAGGTGTGA
- a CDS encoding glycosyltransferase family 4 protein, translating into MKLFFLLSNVSDVAATERLTLLAGGLPRDRFEITVGVLGPATGAAPDALRAARVPVLALPLRNAIDFSGMRRLRHAVRDFNPAVLHAVGADAVRAARLCLSRSEDGNRPRFVASVGTALEGGLGGWLTARQVRGADRVIATGWGEAERYRAAGVLGERLTRISPAAGQPVEPPDRAAFCREIGAPADAHMIFTGGRLEAAYGLKDATVAFDMMRYVSPALNLVFTGDGPDRAVAEDLGRALAFDDFRLRFTGDRSDLAAVTRLAAQVWVLCARGGEWLALRAMAAGRPVLAFRTPELEEIIEDGETGVLVAPGDRAALATKAQELLADPEETVRIGEAGRARVAERFSSARFIEQHIRVYQELGG; encoded by the coding sequence GTGAAGCTTTTCTTTTTGCTTTCAAACGTCTCGGATGTCGCTGCGACGGAACGGCTGACGCTCCTCGCGGGTGGCTTACCGCGCGATCGGTTCGAGATAACAGTCGGTGTACTCGGTCCGGCGACCGGTGCCGCTCCCGACGCCCTTCGTGCCGCCCGTGTACCGGTGCTCGCGTTGCCGCTGCGGAACGCCATCGATTTCAGCGGAATGCGCCGGCTCCGGCACGCGGTCCGCGACTTCAACCCGGCGGTGCTGCACGCGGTCGGAGCGGACGCGGTGCGCGCGGCCCGGCTGTGCCTGTCCCGCTCCGAGGACGGCAACCGCCCGCGGTTCGTTGCGTCAGTGGGGACCGCCTTGGAGGGCGGGCTCGGCGGCTGGCTGACGGCCCGCCAGGTGCGCGGTGCGGACCGTGTCATCGCGACCGGGTGGGGCGAGGCCGAGCGCTACCGTGCGGCCGGCGTACTCGGTGAGCGGCTCACCCGCATTTCGCCTGCGGCGGGACAGCCGGTCGAACCACCGGACCGGGCCGCGTTCTGTCGAGAGATCGGTGCGCCCGCCGACGCGCACATGATCTTCACCGGCGGGCGGCTCGAAGCTGCCTACGGGCTGAAGGACGCAACGGTCGCGTTTGACATGATGCGGTACGTGTCGCCCGCGTTAAATCTGGTGTTCACCGGGGACGGCCCGGACCGGGCTGTCGCGGAGGACCTCGGGCGGGCGCTGGCGTTCGATGACTTTCGGTTACGGTTCACCGGGGACCGCTCGGACCTGGCGGCCGTCACGCGGTTGGCAGCACAGGTGTGGGTGCTGTGTGCCCGCGGGGGTGAATGGCTCGCGCTGCGGGCGATGGCGGCGGGGCGCCCGGTACTGGCGTTCCGCACTCCGGAGCTGGAAGAGATCATCGAAGACGGCGAAACGGGCGTACTGGTGGCGCCGGGCGATCGTGCCGCTCTCGCAACGAAAGCCCAGGAGTTGCTTGCCGATCCCGAGGAGACGGTGCGCATCGGAGAAGCGGGGCGGGCGCGGGTTGCGGAGCGGTTCAGCTCCGCCCGGTTCATCGAGCAACACATCCGAGTGTACCAGGAACTAGGCGGCTAA
- a CDS encoding ISAs1 family transposase, translated as MSPCTLVDALAAVPDPRSKHGLIHPLAPFLGLVALAMLMGRTSLNGIARFGRQHGPALAHALGFRRGKTPAVSTLSRTLRRFDADQLEHVLSYWIASRVDPAAFTHISIDGKTLRGSRNGAIPGQHLLAAYAPTVGAVLAQVKVDASTNEHKAALTLLGILPLRGKVVVGDAMFCQRDLAEEVVGAGGDYVLTVKDNQPGLGIDIRAGFAFETAARSIAAATSPWGSASARPEPHRHDRR; from the coding sequence ATGTCTCCTTGCACCCTGGTCGATGCCCTGGCGGCGGTTCCCGATCCCCGCAGCAAGCACGGCCTTATCCACCCACTCGCCCCCTTCCTCGGACTCGTCGCCCTCGCCATGCTCATGGGGCGCACCAGCCTCAATGGCATCGCTCGCTTCGGGCGACAGCACGGACCCGCCCTCGCCCATGCCCTCGGCTTCCGACGCGGCAAGACCCCGGCCGTTTCCACGCTCTCCCGCACCCTGCGACGCTTCGACGCCGACCAACTGGAGCACGTCCTCTCGTACTGGATCGCCAGCCGCGTCGACCCGGCCGCCTTCACACACATCTCCATCGACGGCAAGACCCTTCGAGGCTCTCGCAACGGCGCGATCCCCGGTCAGCACCTGCTGGCCGCATACGCCCCCACCGTCGGTGCCGTACTCGCCCAGGTCAAGGTCGATGCGAGCACCAACGAGCACAAGGCCGCCTTGACGCTCCTCGGCATTCTGCCGCTGCGAGGGAAGGTCGTGGTCGGCGACGCCATGTTCTGCCAGCGAGACCTGGCCGAGGAGGTGGTCGGGGCCGGCGGCGACTACGTGCTCACGGTGAAGGACAACCAACCCGGATTGGGGATCGACATCCGAGCCGGGTTCGCCTTCGAGACCGCCGCCCGATCGATCGCGGCGGCCACTTCCCCCTGGGGATCGGCCTCCGCCCGCCCCGAGCCGCATCGCCACGACCGTCGATAA
- a CDS encoding DUF4365 domain-containing protein, with protein MHRVSTDYGYDLVMMTFDESGYAELGAVFLQLKASDSLVTSGQNFAYDLDIRDYNLWKIETQPVVLVLYDASVRRAYWLHVQEYFATASRRPRKGAKTVRVLVSRQQTVSRRAVARMRTLKNTFFFQLVEGAFDD; from the coding sequence CTGCACCGAGTATCGACCGATTACGGATACGACTTGGTAATGATGACGTTTGACGAAAGCGGTTACGCGGAACTTGGAGCCGTGTTTTTGCAATTGAAAGCGTCGGATTCACTGGTCACGAGTGGCCAAAACTTCGCATACGACCTCGACATCCGCGATTATAATTTGTGGAAGATCGAGACACAACCAGTCGTTCTCGTTCTGTACGATGCGAGCGTGCGCCGTGCCTACTGGTTACACGTACAGGAGTATTTCGCAACCGCTTCCCGGCGCCCACGGAAGGGCGCAAAGACGGTACGCGTTCTCGTTTCGCGGCAGCAAACGGTCAGCCGTCGTGCGGTTGCCCGGATGCGAACCCTCAAAAACACCTTTTTCTTCCAGCTTGTAGAGGGCGCATTCGATGACTGA